DNA sequence from the Candidatus Methylacidiphilales bacterium genome:
TGAGGGGCGCGGACTGGCCGGCGCCATCACCGCCCTCATGACCGGCACCGCCTATGCCGTCAGTGCCGAACTCGCCGCGCAGGTGGGGCCTTTCCCCGGGTACCACGATGCGGCCATCCCCTCGATCCCGAAGCCGCTGGCCCCGGACAATGTTGAATCCATGCTCGAGGTGATTTCCCTGCACCGCCAGGCCGTCCTCGAAATCGACCCCAGCTGCCCGGATGAACTCCGGCTGGCCGCCGCGCACGCATGGGACCGCGCCCTGGACCTCGGTCGCGAACATGGTTACCGCAACGCCCAGGTCACCGTGCTTGCCCCCACCGGAACCATCGGCTTCCTGATGGATTGCGACACCACCGGGATCGAGCCCGACATCGCCCTGGTCAAGTACAAGCTCCTGGCCGGCGGCGGGATGCTCAAGATCGTCAACAACACCGTTCCGGCAGCCTTGAGGAACCTGGGCTACTCGGAAGAGGAAATTCAGGGCGTGGTCGCCCACATCGAAAAATTTGATACTATCGAAGATGTGGAGGAAAATGGCGCCTGGGTGCGTTCCGGCCTCAAGCCCGCCCATGTGGGTGTCTTCGACTGCGCCTTCAAGCCCGCTCGCGGCAAGCGTTCACTCGGCTTCCAGGCCCACATCGGCATGATGGCCGCGGCCCAGCCCTTCCTCTCCGGGGCAATCTCGAAAACGGTCAACCTGCCGCACGAAGCCACCGTCGAGGACATCATGGACACCTACATCCAGGGTTGGAAGATGGGCCTCAAGGCCATCGCCATTTACCGCGACGGTTCCAAGCGCTCCGCACCCTTGAACGTCAAAAAGACCAAGGACATGGGTTCGAAGGAAGAGACGGTCGCGGTCGAGTTGGCCAAGGAAGCCGGCATCCCGCTTCCGGTGCGCCGCCGCATGAGCGACACCCGCATCTCCATCACCCACAAGTTCGACATCGCCGGCCACGAGGGCTACCTCACCGTCGGCCTTTTTGACGACAAACAACCCGGGGAGCTCTTCGTCACCATGGCCAAGGAGGGCAGCACCATCGGCGGCCTGATGGATTCCATCGGCACGCTGACTTCGCTTTCACTGCAATACGGTGTCCCCCTCGAAGCCATGGTCAAGAAATTCGCCCATGCGCGCTTTGAACCCAGCGGCTTCACCAAAAACCCCGACATCCCGATCGCCAAATCGATCATCGACTACATCTTCCGGTGGCTGGGCAACCAGTTCATCGAGGGTTACCGCGAAGCCAATTCCCCCAACGCCCACCAGCAGGAACTTCCTTTGAAGGAAGTGGCCGAGGCGGAGAAAAAAGCCCTCAACAAACCCGTGGCCGACCTGGCCATCGAGGGCGACCCCCAGGTCCAGCACCACCGCACGGTCATGCTCAAGTCCGCTTCGGCCTCGTCCAAAGGCGAGGAAGGCGACGAACTGACCATCCGCTTCCGCGATGGCATCACCTGTCCGGAATGCGGCAGCAGCAAGATCAAGCACACCGGATCCTGCGCCACCTGCCTCAATTGCGGCGCCAGTCTCGGCTGCAGCTAATCCTGCGGCCGGCCCTGCCCCGCATGTAAACCATCCCGTCTCCGCATGACCGATGCGGAGACGGGGGACTGGCGGCGTTGGCGCATTTTCCCGGTTTCCTTCCTGCGTGTAGGGGTTTTCCAAGCGCCCACTGCGGTTGAAAACCCGTGGATCCCAGCGGGGCGGATGAAGTTGGATCGCCCATTTCTAAACCCTTGTTGGAAAAGGCCTTAAAATGGACCAAAACCCCAAAAAACCGTTGCAGACACGTCCCCGATTTGTGACAATTGACCCTTATGGCAGATGCGGACAAGCGACCTAACACCGGCGTATCAAATGTGAATTATGACGCCTCGAAACTGGGCAAGTTGGAAGGCTTGGAGGCGGTCCGGAAAAAGCCCGGGATGTACATCGGGGGCACGGACGAGCGGGCGCTCCATCATTGCGTTTCCGAAGTGTTAGACAACTCGGTCGACGAGCACCTGGCCGGTTTTTGCTCGCGCATCGAGGTCACCATCCACGTCGACGGTTCGATTTCCATCCGTGACAACGGCCGCGGTATCCCGGTCGACATCCACCCGCAGTACAAGATTCCCGGGGTGGAAATGGTCCTGACCACGCTCCACTCCGGCGGCAAATACGGCCAGGGAGGTTACAAGTTCTCCGGCGGCACCCATGGCGTCGGCGCCAAGTGCGTCAACGCCGTTTCCGAATGGTTCGAGGTCGAGGTCTCCCGCGATGGCAAGGTCCACCACATGGAATTCGAGCGCGGGAAGACGATCAAAAAACTCGAGGTCATCGGCAAGTCCAAGCAGACCGGTACACTCATCACCTTCAAGCCCGACGCGGAGATCTTCCGCGAGACGGTGGAATTCAAGTCCGAGCGGATCGCCCAGCGCCTGCGCGAACTGGCCTTCCTCAATTCCGGGTTGGAAATCGTCTTCAAGGACGAACGGGGCACCGACGCTGAGGAACGATTCCTCTACAAGGACGGGGTGGAAGAGTTCGTCAAACAACTCAACAAATCCAAGGCCGTCGTCAATGCCAAGCCGATTTCCATCCGCCGCGAAGCCGAGGTGGCGATGGATGAGAAGAAGGTCGAGATCCATCTGGAGGCCGTGCTCCAATACAACGACGGCTACAACGATCTGGTGTTTTGTTACACCAACACCGTCCACAACCCCGACGGTGGCACCCATCTGGTCGGTTTCCGCACCGCCTTGACCCGCTCGATCAACCAATACGCCAAATCGAACAATCTCCTCAAGGAAAAGGACCCGAGCATTTCCGGTGATGACGTCCGCGAGGGCCTGACCGCGGTCATTTCCATCAAGCACACCGACCCCAAGTTCGAATCGCAGACCAAGGTGAAGCTGCTTTCGCCGGAAGTGGAGAGCATGGTGTCCTCCGCCACTTACGAGGCCTTGATGATGTTTTTCGACGCCAACCCCGGCGTGGCCAAGAAGGTCATCGACAAGTCACTGACGGCGGCGCGCGCACGCGAGGCCGCGCGCAAGGCCCGCGAAGCCGTGCGCAAGACGGCCATGTCCGGCGGCGGACTCCCCGGCAAGCTGGCCGACTGTTCTTCCCGCAATCCGGAGGATTCCGAGTTGTTCATCGTCGAGGGCGACTCCGCCGGCGGCTCGGCCAAGCAGGGCCGCGACCGCCAGCACCAGGCCATCCTTCCCATCCGCGGCAAGCTGATCAACGTCGAGAAGGCCCGTCTGGACAAGGTGCTGGAAAACAATGAAATCCGCACCATGATCACCGCCGTCGGCACCGGCATCGGCGACGGCGAGAGCGAGGGGGCCTTCAAAATCGACCGCCTGCGTTACCACAAGATCGTCATCATGACCGACGCCGACGTCGACGGCTCCCACATCCGCACCCTTCTCCTCACCTTCTTCTATCGCCAGATGCCCGAACTGGTGAAGCGCGGCTTCATCTACATCGCCCAACCCCCGCTCTATTCCGTCCTCCGGCGCAAACGGCTGGAATACGTCGACGACGACAACGCCCTGAACAAGATCCTCATCCAACTGGGCTGCGAGGATGTGCGGTTGCGCAATCTGGCCGACAAGAAGGAACTGAACTCCAAGCAGCTCATGGAGATCCTCGAACTGCTCAACAGCCTGGACAAGTTCAGCAAGGCCATGGCCGGGCACGGCGGGGACTTTGCCCAATACTTGGAACACCGCGACCCCAAGAGCCACGAACTTCCCCGCCACCTGGTCAAGATCCGCGAGGGGAACAACGAGTCGGTGCACTACTTCGTCACCGACGCCCAATTGAGCAAGTTCGCCGAGGCCAATCCCGATTTGCCCATCTTCGAACAACCTTCCGAGAAGGAGGAGGAACCTGCGGCCAAATCCAAGGATGCCAAAGACGCCAAGGACAAGCCCCGCCGCCGATTCAAGCTGGTCGAACTCCACGAAACCAAAGCCATCAGCGAGTTGTTGGGCAAACTGGCCAAGAAGGGACTGGAAATCGAACATTACAGCGCCGCGGACAAGCCGCTCTTCGAAATGATCGAAGGGGAGGGGGACAACGCCAAGGTGAAGCCGCTCTTCGCCATCCCCGAGATCCTCAGTTCGGTCAAAGAAATCGGCAAGGGCGGGGTCCAAATCAAGCGGTTCAAAGGTCTTGGTGAAATGAACGCCAAGGAGCTTTTCGAGACCACCATGGACCCGAACAAGCGCAAGCTGCTGAGGGTTTCCATCGATGATGCCGTCGAAGCCGAGGAAATGTTCAGCAAGCTCATGGGCGATGAAGTTGAGCCACGCAGACAATTTATCGAAGATAACGCCCTCAATGTCAGGAACTTGGATGTGTAGTCACGCTGAAATAAATTTAGTCTTGAGATGTGACCACGCTGGACTACATTAGACCCATGAAAAGCAAGTCGCTCTACAGGGAAGGTAAAAGGGAGGTGCGCAGCAGCCGTATCCAGGAATCTGCCGTGATGCTGCCCGGCGTGGGCCGCACATTCAACGTGCGCGTGGCCAAAGCCCAGTTGTCCGGTTTGCTGGACTTGGTTGCCAGCGGGGAAGAAGTGGTGCTGACGGCGGATGGCAAGCCCAAGGCACGCCTCATACCCTACAAGCCCAAAAGCAAACCCTTCAAGGTGGACTGGGAGCACCTCCGCTCCATGCCCATGAACACGGGGCCCAGCGCCACTGAAATCGTGCGTGCCGACCGGGACGCCAGGGGCTGGTGATGTATCTGGACAGCAGCGTCATCGTCAAACTCCTGGTCCCGGAAGGCGACACGGACCATTATGCCGCCTTGGTCGAAGGCCATGATCTGCATTCTTCCGATCTGGCCTTCACCGAGGTCTTCTCCGCCCTTTGCGGCCAGGAACGCGGGGGCCATCTCCGCCCGGAGAACCGCAAGCGCGCCTGGGATCTCTTCTCGACTTGGGTGCGCGAGGGTGACCTCACCCTCCACGCCTTCCAACCCTCCGTATTCCAAAAGGCCCAACAAATGATCGCCCTCTGCCATCCGCCGGTCGGAATCCACGCATTGGATGCGCTCCACCTCGCCGTCTGCGACCTCCACCAGGACTTCCCCCTCGTGAGCAATGACCAGCGCATGCTCGCCGCCGCTGCCCGCCTCGGGATCCCCACCGCATAATCATTCAGCATTCAGAAATCAGTAATCAGAAATTTACCTATGGCCAATCAAGATCCCCCCAGCTCCCTGTTTTCGCAGGGTGAACGCATCGACCGCATCAACGTTGCCGACGAGATCAAGAACTCGTTCCTCGACTATTCCATGTCGGTCATCATCTCCCGCGCCCTGCCCGATGTACGCGACGGACTCAAGCCCTCACAGCGGCGAGTCCTGCTGGCCATGCACGACCTCAACCTTTACCCCGGACGCCAACACCGGAAATGCGCCAAGATCTGCGGGGACACCTCGGGCAACTACCATCCCCACGGCGAGGCTGTCATTTATCCCACTTTGGTCCACATGGCCCAGCACTGGGCCATGCGCGACACCCTCATCGACGGCCAGGGCAACTTTGGTTCGGTCGAGGGCGACCCCCCGGCCGCCATGCGTTACACCGAGGCCCGCCTGACCCACCTCGGCGCCCTCCTCATGGAGGACATGGACAAGGACACGGTCAATTTCGTCCCCAACTACGACGAAACCCGGGAAGAGCCCGTCGTTTTCCCCGCCGCCTTTCCCAATCTCCTGGTCAACGGCGGCACCGGCATCGCGGTCGGCATGGCCACCAACATCCCGCCCCACAATCTGGGCGAGATCGTGGACGGCATCTGCGCCCAGATCGACGATCCCGAGATCACCATCAAGGCCCTGATGAAGCACATCAAGGGCCCGGATTTCCCGACCGGTTGCACCGTGCTCGGCCTGGAAGGAGTGCGCAATTACTTCAACGGCGGCAAGGGCAGCATCAAGGTCCGCGGCCGCATGCACACCGAGGAACACAAGGGGGGCAAGGAAGTCATCGTCATCACCGAGATCCCGTTCAACGTCAACCGCGCCGAATTGGTCAAACGCATCGCCGAACTCACCAACGACAAGGTCCTCGCCGAGGTCAGCGATGTGCGCGATGAATCGGACGAAAACACCCGCGTGGTCGTCGAACTGAAACGTGACGCCGTGACCAAGGTGGTCATCAACAAGCTCTACCAGCACACCGCGCTGGAATCCTCCTTCTCGGCCAACGTCCTGGCCATCGATGGCGGCCGCCCGAAGACACTCAACCTCAAGGAACTGATCAACTGCTACATCGAGCACCGACGCGAGGTCATCCTGCGCCGGACCCGCTTCGAACTGAACAAGGCCGAAGCCCGCGCCGAGACGTTGGAGGGTTATCTCATCGCCCTGGCCAACCTCGACGACTTCATCGACATCATCCGGAAGAGCCGCAACCGCGACGAGGCCCGTCTCAAGCTCCTCGGCTACGAATTCCCCCGCAAAGTCGTGGAAAAGTTCGGTATCACCATCCGCAACGAGTCACGTCTGCAAAGCGGCCGCTACATCATCTCCGAGCAGCAGGTCGATTCCATCCTCGAGCTACGTCTTTACCAGCTCACCGGAATGGAACGGGAGAAGATCCAGGGTGAATACAAGGAACTGCTGGAGCGGATCGAGGATTTGATGGACATCCTGGCCAAGGAATCGCGCGTGCTCTCCATCATCAAGGAAGAGCTGCGCCGGGTGAAGGAGAAGTACGCCACCAAGCGCCGCACCGACTTCGCCGCCGACGAGGGCGACATGGCCATCGAGGACCTGATTGCCAACGAGGCCGTCCTTATCACCATGACCCACAACGGCCTGATCAAGCGCACCAATGTCTCCAGCTACCGCGCCCAGAAGCGTGGCGGCAAGGGGGTCATCGGCATGACCATGCGCGAATCCGAGAAACCCGAGGAATCGGATTTCATCGAGCACCTCTTCTCGGCCTCGACACACGACTACCTGATGTTCTTCACCAACCTCGGGCGGGCCTACGTCGAGCGCGTCCACTCCATTCCCGACATGGGCCGCAATGCCAAGGGCAAGTCGATCGCCAATGTGCTTTCGCTCAAGACCGGCGAAACCGTGGCCGCCCTCATCCGCATCCCATCCAAACGCGACGGCAAGGGCGAGGACATCACGTGGGAATCGGAAGAGTTCCTGTTCTTCGCCACCCAGCAGGGCACGGTCAAGAAAACCGCCCTCAAGGACTTCGCCAACACCCGGGCGGGGGGGATCATCGCCATCGGCATCGAGCAGGGCGACCTGCTCATTGATGTGAAACTCACCGACGGCAAGCAGGAGCCCGTGCTCATCACCGCCGAGGGCATGAGCATCCGCTTCGAGGAATCCGATGTCCGTTGCATGGGACGTCCCGCCGGGGGCGTCCGCGGCATCAGCCTCGACAAGGGTGACAAGGTTGTCGGTATCGCCATGGCCCAGAACGACGCCACCCTCCTGGTGGCGGGCGAGAACGGCATCGGCAAGCGCACCGGCTTCGATGAATACCGCACCCAGTCGCGCGGCGGTAAGGGCATCATCACCATGAAGACCGGAGACAAGACCGGTCGCGTGGTCGGGGTGCTGACCGTCCGTGACAGCGACGAGATGATGCTGACCACGCTCAAGGGCCAGATGGTCCGCATCAGCGTGGCCGGGGTGCGCGAGTGTGGACGCAACACCCAGGGCGTGAAGTTGGTCACCCTGGACAGTGGAGACAAACTCACCAGCATCGCCCCGGTGGTCTCAGTCGACCAGGAAGACGAAATCGAGGGCGAAGTTTAAGGCTTCCCGCCCCACACCACTTTGTGAATGAGATATGGAGGCCGCAGGCTGTCCTATCCTATCGCCCGGCCGTCATGCCAAATCCTATTGAGTGCGTGAAATAGTTCCTTAAGGGAGGACGAAGCTCCTGCTGAGCCGTCCTTGGAAGAATGACCCCGAACCGGCTCGGCGGGAGCCTCGCCTCCCGCTGATGCTGTCACTCGGTCATCGGCAATGGCTGCAAGGAAGCAGTGGAATTGTTCGGGATCAAGCAGCCGGGACGGCTTCTTGGGGCTGTGCCTGGACGGGGGGTGATTTTTTCTTTTGTGCCTGCTCGGCGGCCTTTTCGGCGGCTTGGCGCATTTGCGGGAGGACTTGCTCCGTCTTGGCTGTTGTCAAGGTGATGATGTCCGTCATCAATCCGGGTGTTTTGTCCAATACCTTCTGGCCTAACGGGCTTTTGTAAAACTGGCTCATGACGCGGAGATCCTCCTCGCTGAACGCATTCATGTAGGCACGGGCGTAGGGGACTTCCATGGCGGTCCAACTGAGGTCCTTCATCACGATTTCGTTCGTGGCCTTCAGGATTTCGTCCGCCACCCTCTGGGCGGTTTCGACATCCAGCGAAGTGGTGAGCTTTTGCACCAGTCTGCGCTGGGTGTCTTCGACCGGACCCAGGGATTGGGTCAAGAGCTGTTCGGCGCGGGTCACCTGGAGCAATTCGCGCGCGGCGGCCAGATGGCTGGTTTCATCCGCCCACCCGCACGTAGAGGTGGCGAGCAACAAAAAGAGGAGGGGAAGGGCACCGGGGTGGGTTTTCATGGGGATGGGTTGTTCGGTTCCACCATCCAGCCCGTCCGGGCCGGTCAGGTGTGGGTGTCGGGAAACGGGGGCGGATTGGGATGGAGATCCGGGGGGTGGTAACTGTGGTCTTGCGCGTGTCGGGCTTCGTGGGGTTGGTTGAATTTCTGGCTTTGTGAAGCCAGGAGCGAGGAGAGCAGTTCCTTCTGCCCGGTGGGGATGAGGGTGAGTTCGACATCGCCCGCGAGCATGTTCTGCGTTTCCAGGATTTCGAAGACCGCTTCCAGAATTTCCTTGTCCTGGCCAATTTCCTGGAGGGCTTTGCCGACGAGGAAAGGCCGCATGGCGGCGGCGCGGGCAAACTCCGAAGCGGCTTCTTTTTCGGCGGTGGATTTGATCACGGCCACCTGGTTGGCACCGACCTGGCGGATGGCCGAGGTGACCTGGCGCAGGCGGTTGACCACTTTCTGCTCGATCTGCTGGATCATGTTGGCATCGCGGAAGTGGACCTTGCGGATGTAGATCGAGCCGAGCTGGTAGCCCCAGGACTCCGATTTGGGTGAGACTTCTCCGCGCACGACGCGGCTCATTTTGTGGCGGTTCTCGAGAAGGGACTCCAGTGGCATGTTGGAAAGGCAGCGGACGGTGGCGTTGGCCACATTGGCACGCAGGGAGCCGCGCGGGTCGGTGTTGCGGAAGAGGAAATCGACCGGTTCGCCGACGCGCATTTCGTACCAGACCCCGATGCCCATGGGGGTGCCTTCCTCGGAATTGACCGGCTGGCTGCGCAGGTATTCCTGGTCGAGGCGGTGGTCGACATTGTGCACCGTGCCGAAAAGGTTCACGATCAGGGCCCTGGGACCGAGGCGAAGGAAGGGCGAATGCAGGCCCGGTTCGTTGAGGATCAGGACCACACTGCCGAAGAGCACGTAGACCTTGCTCTGCATCTCGTCGACCGTGGTGTAAAAGCCGAAGAGGCGCAGCAGGCCGAAGAAAATCGGCACGGCAATCCAGCAGACGATGAAGGTCACAAACGCGATGGGGAGGGCGATCATGGTTATTTCTTCAGGTCGAGGATGATGTGGCGGGCCTGGCGGTACAGGTCGAGCCGCACGTTGCGCAGGTAACCCGGGATGGCATCGGAACCGCTGGCCTTGAGCTGGCGCAATTGCTCGGAAAGCCAGCGCAACGGCTCGACCTCGGCCTGGGCCTTCATGGTTTGGATCTCCACGGCCTTCTTCGACTCGACGATGCGCTGGTCGGCTTGGGCCTGGGCGGAACTGATGTCGGCCGAAACCTCGTTGTTGGCGGTGTTGATCGCGGCCAGGGCGGAGTCGACCTGGGGTGGGGGATCCATGCCGGTGATGAGCGAGGCTTCCAGCACGATGCCGTAACGGGCCGCCGAGGAGGCGCATTCCGAATCCATGCGCAGGTTCAGATCGTTGAGGTTTTTCCGGAGGTCGTTGATCGAGATGCCTTCGAAGCGGATGCCGTCGTCGGCCACGGGCGTTCCGTCGGCTGACGGGGGGAGGTTGACCAGGTCATCGGCCCGTTTGGCGGCGAAGTTGGCGATGCGCTCGCGGAGGATGGAAACGAAATAGCCCATGATGTGGGCGACGGGGTTTTTGACCCCGAAGAGGTAAGCGTAGAGGTTGCGTTCGCTGATGTAGAAGCGGAGCTGGCCGGTGATACCGATGTTGAGCTGGTCCTTGGTCACGGCTTCGAGAACGCTGCCGCCATTATTGGCCATCGGGCTCTGGGGATCGAAGGCGATGCTGATGGTCTCGATGGCCACGGAAACCTTGCGGACTTTCTGCCACGGCCATTTGAAGTAGGGACCGCCGGGTCCGACCACCGCAACCTGGGGATAGATGTAGCGTTCGCGGTCCTCGGGAGGGAGCGTTTCACTGAGGGGGTCGTCGAGCGTGGTGAGTGTGCCGATGCGTTCGGCCTTGCCGAAGGAGGTGACGACGGCGCGCTCGTTTTGTTCGACGGTATACAAGCCACCGATGATGCAGCGGGCCAGGATGTAGGCGATCAAACCCAGCAGAAGCCCAAGAAGCCAGTCAACCCCCATGGCCACAAGCTAGGTCAGCCTCCGCCTTTCCGGCAATCCCAAAACCGGGCGGTGACGTGACATTCTGGTGTAGGAAACTGGAACGCTGGGAATGGCAGAGAAACCTTGCCCGCGGGGGGTGGTGATGGTTCACTCTTCTCCTGTGATCAAAGCTCGAGGACTGAATGCGTTTATCTGGGGGAATTCCATCGCACTGGCTTGGATGTGGGGCCTGGGTTTGTTTTTCAGCGTCCAGATGACCTACATGTTCGGCCTGAAAGGGCTGCTCACTTTTGCCGTTCCCAATGCCTTGGGATTGATGCTTTTTGGTTTTTTCACCCAGATCGTGGCCGACCGCCACCCCGGGGGGCAGGAATCGCTTTCACTGTTTTTCGAAAAATTCGCCAAGCCGTTCCGGCTGATCTTCTATCTATACCAAATTTTGGCCATCACGCTCTCGGTCTTTGCCCTGGTGCGTTACCTTTTCGTCCCCTTGGAACTGGCGACCGGTCCGCTCTTCGGCCTCTACCTTTGTCTGGTGGTTCTCGTCATTCTGGCTGCCGGATGCCTTTTTGGTGAGGAATTCGGTATCCAGAAAATCAAGTACAGCCACCTGGTGCAGGGGTTGATCCTGATTGTATGCGTGGGCACCATCCTTTTCCATCTGGACCCCTTCCTCCCCCGCGACCTCAAATGGGTGGAACCTTTCCGCGATGAGTGGCTGGCCCAGCGTTACTGGGGATATGCCATTCCGGTGACCGTGGGTTTATTGGTGGGCCCTTGGTTAGATTTGCAGCACTGGCAGCGTGCCATCCAGATCCACCGGGAGCGCACTTCCATCCGTCTGGGGTATTTCTTTGGGGGATCGATTTTTTTCCTCCTGCTGCTCTTCCATGGTTGCATGGCCTACTGGGTCATCCGCAACGGCACAGGTCTCTTTGAAGCCCACAAGGGACTCGACAGTTTTTACTATGCCCACGACCTCGTGACCCAGTACTTCTGCAATTTCTACGAGAAGGGGAACGACCTGCTGCCTCTGGCCTACTACGGGTTTCTCGGCATCTGCATCCTGACCACACTCGACAGTGGTTACGTCGCTCTGAAATGGTTCCTGGGTCACAATGCCGAGAAAAGCCAGAACATGCTCCTTTCCATCGTGCCCAAGCAGGTGGTCGGTTCTCCCATCCCCAGTTTCGCCTTCGCCGGATTGGCGACCCTGGTCGCCTACATCGTGAAATTGGAATTGGAATACTTCATGGTGTTCTATGCCTCGTTCTTCGTGGGCTACGCCTGCCTGGCCATCGCCCGCTGCTTTGTCCCCAATTCGCAACACCCCTTGCCCCAGATACGCATGTTTTCCATGGCCAGTATCTCCGTCGTGATTTTTTCCATGGGGTACTTCCGCAGCGAAAATGTCCTGCTCATCCTGGGCTCGATCATGCCCATTGGCTACGTGGTGTGGTTGGTTTTCAATACCGATCTTCTCCGCGTGGTGACCGAGCGCGCGGGTGAAGTCCTGGAGGCGGCGGCCTCGGAAATACCAGCCATCCGGGCCATCACCCGCACCGCCACCGCCGTCACCGGGAGCGATGTTTCGCCGCCCTCCCATGTCCATCCACTGGGGGGCCATTTCGAGGGCAAATGGTTCGTGTATTCGACCATCGCCACTTACGCCGACACCAATTCCGTCGGGAATGTTTACTTCGGCATGTATGCCATGTTCGTAGGAAAAACGCGCGAGCTGTTCTTCAATACCGTCATGCCGGACTTCGATCTCAAGACGACCAAATTCTTCATCCTGACCCGGTCTTTCGAGCACAAGTTTGTCCGGGAAGCCCGTGAGTTCGACACCATCACGGTCAAGATCCGGGTGTCCGAGACGAACCGGAAGTTCTGCACACTGGAACACCAGATCTTTGATTCTGCCAACAATGTTCTCGGCAAAGGCAAACAGGGTCTCCTCTTTGTCTCGTCCAAGGACTACAGCCTCATCGATATCCCCTCCGAAGTTTATACCGCCTTCATGAAGTATATCTGAGCCGCATGCCTTCTCGGTTTTTCTAAGCTATTGCTAACCAACAAATTAAGTGTCGTTTTGGACCTGGCCATACTGTCCGGTTTGTGACCTGGCTGTCATCTATTCGGCACATTTACTGCTGATCCTTTCCCGAGATGTTGCGTTTCCGGCCGCTCCTGATTGTGATCCCCTTTGTGGCCGCCTTGCTGCTTCCGCCGGGCCATCTCCAGGCCCAGTCAGCCGCGGATCTTCTCCAGACCGGCTCAGCCGCCTACCAGGCCGGTGATTTCACCAAGGCAGAACAGGCTTTTTCCCGATTCCTCGCCGACTATGGCAATTCGCCTGAAGCCGCCACCCAGCGCGAAAATGTCCTGCGGCTGACCGGGGTTTGCCAGATCCAGTTGGGCAAATTCGGGGAGGCCATGACCACGGTGGAGCGCTACCTCCGCGAATTTCCGCAGGGGAGCAGGGCCGAAGATTTTACTTTTTGGAGGGGAGTCGGCGCACTGAAACTCGACGATGGAAAAAAAGCTTATGAGGCTTTCGAACAATTCCTGAAGGCCTATCCGCACAGCAACCGCTCCGAAGATGCGCGTTTCAGCATGGGGTTGGCCCTGCTGCGGCAGGACAAGTTCAAAGAGACAGCCGAGTACTTCGCCAAACAAACCGAATGGAAGCCGGCCATTGCCTACCAAGTAGCTGTTATCCGTCTCC
Encoded proteins:
- a CDS encoding vitamin B12-dependent ribonucleotide reductase, with translation MIQPTTAVDVSAPSQNRLARLGLKGVGEGMKFERCFSRAGLHPFDEIEWELRTAEITDDSGKVIFKQENVEVPKSWSILATKIAVSKYFYGDISQGTDPAHGGRENSIRQLVHRVCRTIADWGLADGYFASDADAEVFYEELLWLCVNQHAAFNSPVWFNVGLFHQYGIGKNSSRGNFYFNRETGQAERAPTQYEYPQCSACFIQSVDDNMESIMELARSEAMLFKFGSGTGSDLSTLRSTREKMSGGGRPSGPLSFLKVYDQIANVVKSGGKTRRAAKMNTLKDWHPDIEEFIDCKQKEEKKAWALIEQGYNGSFNGEAYGSVMYQNENLSVRASDAFMEAAIHDGEWWTKAVRDGAPVEKKKARELLRKIAEGTWICGDPGMQFDDTIHKWHTCKGTDRQHSTNPCSEYLFLNDTACNLASMNLMKFKRPDGSFDTVRFRASVRLLITAQEILVDRASYPTDPIAVNSHIYRTLGLGYANLGSLIMSYGHSYDSNEGRGLAGAITALMTGTAYAVSAELAAQVGPFPGYHDAAIPSIPKPLAPDNVESMLEVISLHRQAVLEIDPSCPDELRLAAAHAWDRALDLGREHGYRNAQVTVLAPTGTIGFLMDCDTTGIEPDIALVKYKLLAGGGMLKIVNNTVPAALRNLGYSEEEIQGVVAHIEKFDTIEDVEENGAWVRSGLKPAHVGVFDCAFKPARGKRSLGFQAHIGMMAAAQPFLSGAISKTVNLPHEATVEDIMDTYIQGWKMGLKAIAIYRDGSKRSAPLNVKKTKDMGSKEETVAVELAKEAGIPLPVRRRMSDTRISITHKFDIAGHEGYLTVGLFDDKQPGELFVTMAKEGSTIGGLMDSIGTLTSLSLQYGVPLEAMVKKFAHARFEPSGFTKNPDIPIAKSIIDYIFRWLGNQFIEGYREANSPNAHQQELPLKEVAEAEKKALNKPVADLAIEGDPQVQHHRTVMLKSASASSKGEEGDELTIRFRDGITCPECGSSKIKHTGSCATCLNCGASLGCS
- the gyrB gene encoding DNA topoisomerase (ATP-hydrolyzing) subunit B; translation: MADADKRPNTGVSNVNYDASKLGKLEGLEAVRKKPGMYIGGTDERALHHCVSEVLDNSVDEHLAGFCSRIEVTIHVDGSISIRDNGRGIPVDIHPQYKIPGVEMVLTTLHSGGKYGQGGYKFSGGTHGVGAKCVNAVSEWFEVEVSRDGKVHHMEFERGKTIKKLEVIGKSKQTGTLITFKPDAEIFRETVEFKSERIAQRLRELAFLNSGLEIVFKDERGTDAEERFLYKDGVEEFVKQLNKSKAVVNAKPISIRREAEVAMDEKKVEIHLEAVLQYNDGYNDLVFCYTNTVHNPDGGTHLVGFRTALTRSINQYAKSNNLLKEKDPSISGDDVREGLTAVISIKHTDPKFESQTKVKLLSPEVESMVSSATYEALMMFFDANPGVAKKVIDKSLTAARAREAARKAREAVRKTAMSGGGLPGKLADCSSRNPEDSELFIVEGDSAGGSAKQGRDRQHQAILPIRGKLINVEKARLDKVLENNEIRTMITAVGTGIGDGESEGAFKIDRLRYHKIVIMTDADVDGSHIRTLLLTFFYRQMPELVKRGFIYIAQPPLYSVLRRKRLEYVDDDNALNKILIQLGCEDVRLRNLADKKELNSKQLMEILELLNSLDKFSKAMAGHGGDFAQYLEHRDPKSHELPRHLVKIREGNNESVHYFVTDAQLSKFAEANPDLPIFEQPSEKEEEPAAKSKDAKDAKDKPRRRFKLVELHETKAISELLGKLAKKGLEIEHYSAADKPLFEMIEGEGDNAKVKPLFAIPEILSSVKEIGKGGVQIKRFKGLGEMNAKELFETTMDPNKRKLLRVSIDDAVEAEEMFSKLMGDEVEPRRQFIEDNALNVRNLDV
- a CDS encoding type II toxin-antitoxin system prevent-host-death family antitoxin; translation: MKSKSLYREGKREVRSSRIQESAVMLPGVGRTFNVRVAKAQLSGLLDLVASGEEVVLTADGKPKARLIPYKPKSKPFKVDWEHLRSMPMNTGPSATEIVRADRDARGW
- a CDS encoding type II toxin-antitoxin system VapC family toxin, whose protein sequence is MYLDSSVIVKLLVPEGDTDHYAALVEGHDLHSSDLAFTEVFSALCGQERGGHLRPENRKRAWDLFSTWVREGDLTLHAFQPSVFQKAQQMIALCHPPVGIHALDALHLAVCDLHQDFPLVSNDQRMLAAAARLGIPTA